TTCTCATCGTGGGCTTCGGCTTGCCAGTGTTTATCGCCTTCATACCAGAAATATATTCCGGGGAAATTGCCCCGTACATTTGTATCTGTACATCGTTCGCAATTCCGCGATTTCAATAGATTATTTGACCTCGTGAATAGCAAAAACTTTGCAATCAGTTCATCGTCAGAAGCATTTTCGCTGCTCTCTTCATCAGTGTTCCATCGAATCTGGGGAAACTTGTGATCAACCTCCAACAAATTCCCTGGCAGTTCCCGAAGCCAAAATGCTTCTTCATTCCTGAACAACTTCTTGATTCTTGCTGATAGCTTCGTAGATACACCCGATCTTGCACTCGTAATCAAATTAAGTTCAAGCGTCGCGAGTTGTCTATGGACTGTCGTTCTGCCACACGTCTCACAGAGTTTTCTAATCGCATAGTTACTACTTCCTGTAACCGTTTCTTTGAACTGAAGTCCGTAGGCATCTCGCCAAGTTTGCCACGTCTTCGCCTGACTCGCTTTTAATTCATGAATCGTGCAATGAGGCTGAAGATCCCTCATAATCTCGTAATCGTCGTAGCTGTTTGTTCCCAGATTAAATGGATTCATATTAATTTGCCTCAACCGTCTCTCCCGCTATCATCTCCGACGGCGACTCAGGCGGGTCAGGACTATAAAGTAGAATCACGAAGCAAGTAACCTTATATGTCATTTTTTCGTCCTGATTTTCGTGAGAGTAAACAAAGGTTACTTCTAACGGGTCCTGTAAGTCTGTTTTTTCGATTATTGAGGTTATCTCGTCGATGGAAACGTCCGGGTCTAAGTAAACTACCAAAAGACGGCTGTCAGCTCCGAATCGGCCTTCATCCTGAAAGCTGTATAGATACTCAGCGACGACCTCGGGATGTTCTATAGCATGACTCTTCCATTTGACACCGAATTCCTTCTTAAATTCATTGGTCGGACCACGAGATACTTTTTGATCAAACGACTTCCCGCTGATGAAGAAGTCGACTAGTCGTCCGTGCCTCAGCGTCGGAAGAACGTTCTTATTTTTTTCAAAAATAAGGGTTTCAATATAGTCATTTCGGACGGCATTAATTTCCTTTATCCGCCGGTATTGAACAGCAGCCTTCCTAACCCGTTCATCTTTCGTAGGGCCATCGGTTTTCTGAGCGTTCACTCCCTGAACGAAATCATCAAATGCTCCTTGGGAGAATGGCCAATCTACAGTCCCGAGTTTTAGGTACTCCCATTCATCTAGGAGCAATTTCATCATCTTATGTGAGTTCTTGCCGGACTCGTATTTTTCTGTTTCTGTGAACATTTCGCGAATAATCGGCAGTGCACAATCGTAGTCCCAATTCTCTACTACCTTGGTCCAAATGTCGCTATTGGCGAGATCGAGTCTTGTTTGACCGCTATTCTTACCTCGGAGCATCGTCCGCATTGGAAGGCTGAAACCTCTGGCTTTCTGTAGATGAAGTAAAAATTCCGTTGCCCGATCCGAGTTGCCGAAAATCTTTTTCGCACAAGCCGATGAGAAATTTGATTTAAGGTCCATTTGAATCTGTAAACTAATATTCTTTCTTGAACACAAATATATATTCGTGCTTGAAAATGAAATAGTCGCTTCGTAAAGCCCGAACTTTCCAAATGCTGTTCTGGCCTATTTTGCCGCGATTACCTTCGATATTCTTAACTATGATGCCTTTCAATTTTACCTTGAAATGTTTCTTAATCATATTCATCGAATAAAAAGCTAATGGCAAAACCTCACTATTCTTGTAAACATCGCCGATTACAATTGCAAAGTATCTATCTTTCGCTAAATATCGCAACGAGTTTTCACAAACCACTTGAAACTTTTCGATGAACTTAGTTAAGTCTCCGATTTGCGATAAGTCATCTGCCTTATCCGTAAAATTAATGATGTCCATATAAGGCGGATGCATCAGAACAAACTGGGTATTTTGTGCGTTGAGTTGTTCAAATGCGGATTCGACTACATCATCTACATCAGTCGAGTTAGCCGCATTGCACGCGCTTACATTGAATCTAGAAGCATTGTTAATTAGATCAACTTGGGAATTTACATATTCGATCATCTCGGGATTTATATCGAGGCCGATATATTTTCTACCCAATTCCTCGCATTCAAATAATGTCGTCCCGCTTCCCATAAACGGTTCGAATACAACATCGTCGATTTTGGTATATCTCTTTAATAATTGGTTAGGAATCTGCGGTATGAAATTGCCGTGATAAATATTCTTATGTTTGCCAGTTTTCAATCTCTCCTGAATTAGCCAAAGCGAATCCGTATTAACGTCACACTCGCGCCAATTCTCAAGATCAAGATCATTAAATCTTCCCATAGAATTACATATGTCGCTGACGCGACGCCCGAATTATACACCAGGCCACCGTCGGTTAAAACCGCACCGCTACATTCAATAAATCGCTTCGCGATGGTCGGAGGTGTAGCCTCGGGATTTTGGGTGGCTCCACGGAAAGGCGGAGCCGTTTCCGCACATCGGGTGGCGGAGCCTAAGGAAAAGAACCCGGTCGGTATCGCGGTTTGAGAGATTTCGGCGAGTTCAATCGAGACGCCTCGCCGAAGGGCTCACGGGTATGACTTGAACGCGCGGTAGCGGGGCGGTTTTAAAGCAAAGTTCGCGAAGGCAGGACGCAAAGGGCGCGGAGAGAACGGAGGGTCGGGAACGAGGCCGCGATCGCTGGAGGCGGGTATTGATGGGGTTATTTTTGGTCGGGTGTAATGTCGATGAAGTTTAGTTGTTTTTCGGCGGGTGGGGCGGAGCGGAGGTAGCGGGCGGCGGCGAGGGGCGTGTCGGCGAGGACGAGAGCGATCAGACGCGGTGAGAGGCCGGTTGCGGCTAGGTGGCGAGATTGGCGGAGGGCGTCGGTGACACCGGTGGGTTCGGGATAGAGCTCAAACTCTTCGGATGAGCGGCCGATGTGGTGAAATGCCGGAAAGCCGGCGGCGGGAGCGGTCGGCTCCAGCGAAATCCGGACTGACGACGACGGAGTTTGCTCAGCCTGGGCAGCGTTGTCGGGCGTTTCGGCGGTTTCATCGACCGCGGTTGGATCTGTGCGTTCAACGGGTCCGGCGGCCGCGAGTTCCAGTGTCGGGGCGGCGGTATTCCAGGGATCGATCCGCTTGCGTATCTCGAACAGTTCGACGGTCGGCGATTCGGCAGCGGCCGAATTTGAGGATTTTACGTGTTTCAGATAGCGTACGGCGGGCCTTCGGCGGCTCGGAGCAAGTGCGAAGATGCTATCGGCGACACTCTCAAGGATGCGCGGGCCGGCGACATCGTACCGGGCCGTGCCAAACGCGTTTCCCTTTGGCGAGGTGTCGGCGATCAGCAGTATCGAGACACCCGATGCGTCCCGCAGTCCCCGCAGTCGTTCGATAAAGTCAACCGCGTTTCGCGCCGTGCCGTGGGCGGCGATATGCGGCAGGCTGTCGATGATCAGCGTACGGCATTCGTTGTCGCCGAGCGTTTCCACGATCGAATCAAATATCAAAGACTCCATAGAGTTATATCCCGGCGGCAGTGGCAGATCCCATTCGACCACCGACCGCAAAAAGCCTTCGGCAAAATCGTATGAGACGACAGCTCCGTCGGCGACACGCGTGTAACGGCGAGCAAACTGCTCGGAACCCGAATCGAGATCGACGTACATTACAGGTTGCGGGGCGGCCGCCGGATATGGCCCGAGTGAGCAGCCACGCGCCAACGCCTCGGCCAGATGAACCGCGAAAATGCTTTTGCCAACGCTGTTGCGGCCGCAGAGCACCGCGATCTCGCCTTCGGTCCAAAGTTCGCCGAGCAATTGCCTTGGCGGTGACGAAGATGACACAGCCGTTTCGATCCAGAATCCTGCCGGCTGCGTCATTAGTGCATTGTAGGTGTCGCGGCCGTACCGAGCCTGTTCAAGGCGCAATTTCCTTAGACGCTCGCGCCGCTCGACGACCGTGACGCCCTGATCGCGTAAAAGCGAGTCAAGACGGCGGCGTTCCTGCTCTTTGTGTCTTTCGAGATCCATAGGAAATCCGGACGAACGGAGGGAATCGTCCGTTCATTGTCAATAGTAGCACATTTGTCGCGTAGTTTGCAAGCTGTTTCGTATGCAATACAAGAGAGGATTTTTACCGCAAAGGTCGCAAAGGGAGGACGCGAAGTCCGCGGAGGGGAATGAACATCAAAAAAGCCCGTGAGTGGTCGCTCACGGGCTTTGAGGTTCTTGTCACGATCCACGACCCAGTTACTTCAAATTTTTCTTAAAGAACGCGAGCGTTCGTTCCCAGGCTAGTTTGGCGGAGTCTGCATCGTAGCGTGGGGTCGTGTCATTGTGAAAGCCGTGCTGTTTGTCCGCATAGGTAAAGGTCTCGAATGTTTTCTTATTTTCTTTTAGAGCGGTCTCGTAGGCGGCGATCCCGGAGTTGACGCCCTGATCGTTGCCGGCGTAGTGGAACATTAAAGGGGCAAATATCTTGGGCACGTCGGTGACGCCCGCCTGGCGTCCGTAGAAGCGACGCCGGCGTTGAGGTCTTTGCCAAGCCGCACCGCAAGTTGGTTGACCATCCCACCGCCGAAGCAAAAGCCGACCGCACCGAGTTTGCCCTTGCTGTCCTTGCGCGCCTTGAGCCATTTCGCGGCGGCGACAAAATCCTCGGTCATTTTCTTGCCGTCAACCTTGCGAAAAGCTGCGGCGCCGAGTTCGTCCGTACCGGAAACCCGCCGACCGATGTCAGCCCATCGGGTGCAAACGCCATATAACCGGCCTTTGCCAAACGGCGGGCGACGCCTCGATGTATGGATTGAGCCCTCGATTTTCGTGAATGACGAGCACGACGGGAAACTTTTGCCCTTGGCGGGACGAGCGAGGTAGCCCTTGATGGTGCCGTTGCCGTCGGGCGAATCGACTGTTTCATAACCGACTTTAGATCCTTGTCCTCCGGCAAAACGGTCTGAGCCCAAGCGTAGTTGGGCGCCAGGCTGTCAAAGATCGCCGCGACCGTGAGCCCGCCGACGGCAAATCGGGCCGCATCGCGTAAGAACGACCGGCGGTCGATATCACCGTGTTGGTATTCGTGAAAAAGATCCAATAACTCCTGCGGGTATTCTTCGGCGGTCTTGCGTTCCATTGTTTACTCCTTTGCTTAGTGTTTTGAAAAGGATAACTGACGCGGCGATCTGTTTCAAGACGAGGAGATAAATGTCCTGGACTTTGCCGTTTACGAGACCAACGTCTGGTAACCGCAGAGGTCGGAGGCCGACGTATTGCCGCCACAAAAAATAAGCACGACCTTGCTCGTTGGACCAAAATTACCGCTCAGCTCTTCGGCGGCGGCAAGGGTGCAGGCGGCGGCGGGCTCAGTGATGACCTTGAGGCGTTCGAGGATGAAATTCATCGCCCGCACTGTGTCCGCATCAGTGACGACCGTGACGCTTTCGAAATGCTCTTGAACCAGAGCGAGCGTTGTCTCGGACACCGCCGGAGCACCGAGCGTCTTGGCGATCGAGGTGATGGCATCAAGTTGGACGGGATGGCCGGCGGCGAGTGCCTGCGCCATTGCGTCGGCACCGACGGTCTCGACGCCCCATATGCGGATAGACGGATCGCTGCCTTTTAGTGCAGATGCGACTCCGCCCGCAAGGCCTCCGCCGCCGATACTTACGATGACGTCCGTGACATCGGG
This is a stretch of genomic DNA from Chloracidobacterium sp.. It encodes these proteins:
- a CDS encoding AAA family ATPase, encoding MDLERHKEQERRRLDSLLRDQGVTVVERRERLRKLRLEQARYGRDTYNALMTQPAGFWIETAVSSSSPPRQLLGELWTEGEIAVLCGRNSVGKSIFAVHLAEALARGCSLGPYPAAAPQPVMYVDLDSGSEQFARRYTRVADGAVVSYDFAEGFLRSVVEWDLPLPPGYNSMESLIFDSIVETLGDNECRTLIIDSLPHIAAHGTARNAVDFIERLRGLRDASGVSILLIADTSPKGNAFGTARYDVAGPRILESVADSIFALAPSRRRPAVRYLKHVKSSNSAAAESPTVELFEIRKRIDPWNTAAPTLELAAAGPVERTDPTAVDETAETPDNAAQAEQTPSSSVRISLEPTAPAAGFPAFHHIGRSSEEFELYPEPTGVTDALRQSRHLAATGLSPRLIALVLADTPLAAARYLRSAPPAEKQLNFIDITPDQK
- a CDS encoding pyridoxal-phosphate dependent enzyme, with product MHPFDDPLVMAGQGTVGLEIVEDLPDVTDVIVSIGGGGLAGGVASALKGSDPSIRIWGVETVGADAMAQALAAGHPVQLDAITSIAKTLGAPAVSETTLALVQEHFESVTVVTDADTVRAMNFILERLKVITEPAAACTLAAAEELSGNFGPTSKVVLIFCGGNTSASDLCGYQTLVS
- a CDS encoding site-specific DNA-methyltransferase — translated: MGRFNDLDLENWRECDVNTDSLWLIQERLKTGKHKNIYHGNFIPQIPNQLLKRYTKIDDVVFEPFMGSGTTLFECEELGRKYIGLDINPEMIEYVNSQVDLINNASRFNVSACNAANSTDVDDVVESAFEQLNAQNTQFVLMHPPYMDIINFTDKADDLSQIGDLTKFIEKFQVVCENSLRYLAKDRYFAIVIGDVYKNSEVLPLAFYSMNMIKKHFKVKLKGIIVKNIEGNRGKIGQNSIWKVRALRSDYFIFKHEYIFVFKKEY